The following is a genomic window from Actinomadura sp. WMMB 499.
CGTGATGGACGAGGCGGGCCGCACCGACCGGCTCCTGCTGATGCGCGAGGGACGGATCCTCGCCGACGGCACCCCGGACGGCCTGCGCGCCCGCACCGGCGTCGACGACCTCGAAGGGGCCTTCCTGCACCTGATCGCCGCGACCACCGGGAGCCCGGCATGAACCCCGCGATCACGCTGGCCACCACGCGCCGGATCCTCGCGCAGCTCCGCAACGACCGCCGCACGCTGGCGCTGCTCGTGCTGGTGCCGTCCGTCCTGATGATCCTGCTCCGGTACGTGTTCGACCGGCCCGAGCTGTTCGACCGGCTCGGCCCGATGCTGCTCGGCGTCTTCCCGTTCGTGATCATGTTCGTGGTGACGAGCGTCGCGACCCTGCGCGAGCGCACGAGCGGCACCCTCGAACGCCTGATGACGATGCCCGTCGGCAAGCTCGACCTGCTGCTCGGCTACGCGCTCGCGTTCGGGCTCGTCGCGCTCGTCCAGGTCGGGGTGGTGCTGGCGATCTCGCTGACCTGGCTCGGCCTCGACCTGACCGGCTCGCTCGGCTCGCTCGTCCTCGTCGCGGTGCTGGACGCGCTGCTCGGCATGGCGCTCGGCCTGTTCGCGAGCGCGTTCGCGCGCACCGAGTTCCAGGCCGTCCAGTTCATGCCCGCGTTCGTCCTGCCGCAGACGCTGCTGTGCGGGCTGATCATGCCGCGCGAGCAGATGGCCTCCTGGCTGGAGGCGATCTCCACCGTGCTGCCGCTGACCTACGCCGTCGAGGGCATGCAGGAGATCACGGGGGAGGGCGGCTTCACCGGGACGCTCGCCGCCGACGTCGCCGTCATCGCCGGGTTCACGCTCGTCGCGCTGCTGCTCGGCGCGGTCACCCTGCGCCGCCGCACCGCCTGAGCCGTCCGGACGGAACCGGACACTTGACCTCAAGTGCCCCGACTCGCCCGGTCCGGGCTGGTAGCTTCTGCGGTCATGACCCCCCAGGATGTGCCCGGCACCCCGGCGTCCCCGCAGCCCGACGGCCCGCCCCCGCAGCACGGGACGGCTCCGCAGCACGGGACGGGTCCGCGGAACGGGACGGGCCCCGCCGTGGAGAGCGACGCCGCGGACAACGACGCCTTCTGGGGGGCGGGGGACGGCGGTGAGCGGCGCCGCAAGAAGCGCTGGCCGCGCGTGCTCATCGCGATCGGCGTGTTCGTCGCGCTGGTCGTCGCCGGGTTGGGCGGCCTCGTCTGGCAGCGGCAGTCGGCCTGGAACGGCAACGTCGACCGGCTGCCGGGCGTCATGCCGGAGGCGGAGAACCGGCCCGGCCCGAACGTCGCGGGCACCGAGAACTGGCTGCTCGTCGGATCGGACCGGCGGTCCGAGACGCAGACGACCGGGCAGGGCAGCGACGGGTGGAAGCCCGGCGAGCAGCGCACCGACACGATCATGCTGATGCACCTGCCGGCCGACCGGAGCAAGGCGTACATGATCTCGTTCCCGCGCGACTCCTGGGTGGACGTCCCCGGCTACGGCAAGCAGAAGATCAACGCCGCGTTCTCCTACGGCGGCCCGAAACTGCTGATCCAGACGATCGAGGGCCTGACGGGCGTCCGGATCGACCACTACGGCGCGATCGACTTCGCCGGGTTCGAGTCGATGGTGGACGCGCTCGGCGGCGTCACCGTCAACATCAAGAAGAGCGTGTACGACCCGGCCCGCAAGGTGAACTGGCAGGCGGGCAAGCAGGAGCTGGACGGCGAGGAGGCGCTCCTGTTCGTCCGGCAGCGCTACAACCTGCCGAACGGCGACTTCGACCGGATGAAGCGGCAGCAGGCGCTGCTGCGGGCCCTCGCCAAGAAGGCCGCCGACAACGGGACCCTGACGAACCCGCTCAAGCTCGACCGGTTCGTCTCCGCGCTCACCAAGTCGATCAGCGTCGACGACGGCATGTCGGGCGGCGACCTGCGGTCGTTCGCCGTCGGCCTCCGCCACCTGCGCGTCTCGGACGTGACGTTCCTTACCGCACCCCACAAGGGCACCGGGATGGTGCAGAAGCAGAGCGTCGTCTTCCTCGACCCGCCGAAGGCGAAGGCCCTGTTCGACGCGGTGAAGTCCGCCGGGATGCCCGCGTACGTCCAGCGGTACGGCGGTGGGAGCGACCTCGGCACCGTCTCGTAACCTGAGGGGAGACGGGCGAGAGGGGAGACCAGTGATCCGCCGGGCGCTGCTGGCCGCGTCGCACTCCGGTGGCGCGCGGCGCGTCGTGCAGACCGCGCCGTTCGCCCGCGACGTCGCCCGCCGGTTCATCGCCGGGGAGACCGCCGCCGACGCCGCCCGCGTCACCGCCGACCTCACCGGCGAGGGGCTGCTCGTCACCCTGGACGTCCTCGGCGAGGACGTCCACGACAAGGGACGCGCCGACACGAACGTCGCAAAGTACTGCGAACTTCTCGATCGTCTCGGTACGGAGGGCCTCGGCGCGCGCGCTGAGGTGTCCCTGAAGCTGACCGCCGTCGGGCAGGCCCTGGACGAGGAACTCGCCCTCGAGAACGCCCGCCGCATCTGCGCCGCCGCCGCCTCCGCCGGGACGACCGTCACCCTCGACATGGAAGAGCACGAGCTGGTCGACCCGACCTTGCGCGCCGTCCACGAACTGCGCCGCGACCACCCGACCGTGGGCGCGGTCGTCCAGGCGTACCTGCGCCGCGCGGAAGAGTACTGCGCGGACCTCGCCTACGAGGGGTCGCGCGTCCGCCTGTGCAAGGGCGCCTACGCCGCCCCCGAGGCGATCGCCTTCACCGAGAAGGAAGAGATCGACAAGTCGTTCGTCCGCTGCATGAAGGTCCTCATGGCCGGCAAGGGCTACCCGATGCTCGCCACCCACGACCCGCGCCTCATCGACGTCGCCGAAGCCCTCACCCTCCTCCACGGGCGGGACGCCGACACGTTCGAGTACCAGATGCTGTACGGCGTCCGCCCGCAGGAGCAGCGGCGCCTGGCGTCCCGGGGCGCCCAGGTCCGCGTGTACGTCGCCTACGGCCGCGACTGGTACGAGTACTTCATGCGGCGGCTCGCGGAGCGGCCCGCCAACCTGCGCCTGGTCGCGCGCTCCCTGGTGTCGGCCCGGCTATAGGGTGGATCGGTCGTCGAAAGGTGGGCCGATGATCGCGATTCTGGGTGCCGGGAAGATGGGCGAGGCCCTGCTGTCCGGCGTGCTGCGGGCCGGGCGCCGCCCGTCCGAGCTCGTGGCGACCGCGCGCCGGGAGGAGCGCGCGACGCTGCTGCGCGAGCGGTACGGCATCGAGACCGTCTCGAACCCGCAGGCCGCCGCGAAGTCCGACACGCTCGTCCTCGCGGTCAAGCCCCAGGACATGGGCGCCCTCCTCGCCGAGGTCGGCCCGCACGTCCCGCCCGGACGGCTCGTCATCTCGATGGCCGCGGGCATCACGACCGGCTTCATCGAGGACCGGCTCCCCGAGGGCACCCCGGTCGTCCGCGTCATGTCGAACACGCCCGTCCACGTGGACGAGGCGATGAGCGTCGTGTCGGCGGGCCTGCACGCGTCCGAGGCGCACCTGCAGAAGGCCGAGGAGCTCCTCACCCCCGTCGGCAAGGTGCTCCGCATCCCCGAGTCGCTGCAGGACGGCGCCACCGCCCTGTCCGGCAGCGGGCCCGCGTACTTCTACTACCTCGTCGAGGCCATGGTCGACGCGGGGATCCTCCTCGGCATGCCGCGCGCCGCCGCGCTCGAGATGGTGATCCAGTCGGCCGTCGGCGCCGCCGTCATGCTCCGCGACTCCGGCGAGCACCCCGTCCTCCTGCGCGAGGGCGTCACCTCGCCCGGCGGCACCACGATCTCCGCGATCCGCGAACTCGAACGCCACGGCGTCCGCGCGGCCGTCCTGGAGGCCATCGAAGCCGCCCGCAACCGGGGCCGCGAACTCGCGGGCGGCTGACCCGGGCCGTCCGGCGCCTCAGGCGCCCGCGCCGGGCTCCCCGGCGGTGGAGGACGGGCCGCCCGCGCGCTCGGCGGCCAGTTCGGCGCGCAGCGCCCGGACCTCCTCGGCGAGATCGGCCACCTGCTTCTGCGTGGCCGCCGCGCTCTCCTGACCCTCGTTGAACATCTCCACGAACCACGAGGCCAGCGACGCGGTCACCACACCCAGCAGCGCGATCCCCGCGGTGAACAGCACGCCCGCGACCACCCGTCCGCCCAGCGTGACCGGGTACAGGTCGCCGTACCCCACGGTCGTCACCGTGGTGGCCGCCCACCACAGCGCGTCGGGGAAGGTCGTGATGACGGCCTCGGGCGAGCCGCGCTCGGCGTCGAGCACCGCCAGCGCCGCGCAGAACACGATCAGCAGCGCGGCCACGATCGCGTACCGGGAGACGGTCGCCCGCAGCGACCGCGACGCGTGCCGGTTGACCATGCCCAGCACCATGATGACCTGCACCAGCCGCAGCGACCGCAGCATCGGCGCCAGCAGCACCATCAGGTCGAACCAGTTGCTCCGGACGAACGCCCAGCGTCGCGGGGCCAGCCACAGCCGCACCAGGTAGTCGGCACCGAACAGCACCCACACCGCCGCCATCACGGCGTCGCAGGCCTCCCGCCCGAACCCGGGGAGCCCGGGATCGATGATCGGCCAGGCGTAGGCGGCCAGGAAGGCCGCGCCGGCCACCACCATGGGCACGACCGTCCGGGCACGCCACTCGTCCAGGCGCGCCTGGCTACGGGGCGGGGTCTCCATCGGGCCTCCTTCGTGCCGCGGTTCCGTGCCGCGGTTCCGTGCCGCGGTTCCGTGCCCCCGCCGTCCGGCGGGCACGTCTCGTCCAGCGCATGGCGAATCGGTCGGTGCCGAAAATACGTCAACCAGCATGGACGCGACCGTCGGGAGGGGGCGGTTGCCGGCCCTGGGGGGCGAAGTTCAATTTTGTACGAGGTGGGTTGAGCCGTAGGGCCCGTTCGTCCGTGTATGGGGGTATGGGACTCGTTATCCGTTTGGTCGTGGCCGCCGGACTGGTGGTCGACGCCGTCGTGCACTGGATGTACGCGCCGGACATGGCCTACGTGCAAGGGGGCTCGATCTCCGGGGAACTGCTGTTCCAGGTGCAGGCGGCCGTCGCGGGCGTGGCGGCCGTGATCGTCCTGACGTACGCGAACCGGTGGGCGTACGCCCTGGCCTTCATGGTGGCGGGGAGCGCGGTGGGGGCGCTGCTGCTGTACCACTACGCGGACGTGGGGGTGCTCGGGCCGCTGCCGGACATGTACGACCCCGTCTGGTACACGGAGAAGTGGCTCAGCCTCGTCGGCGAGGGGATCGCGGCGGTCGCGGCGGTCGCCGGGTTCGCGCTGGCCGGACGGGCGCGGGAGCGGGACCCCGAACCCGTCGGCTAGCCGCACTCGGCGCCGGTCAGGCGGCCGCGCCGGCGCGTGCGGGTTCGGTGACCGCGCCGATGAAGCGGGCGGCGTCGCGCATCGCGGCGCCCGCCTCCGGGAGGACCCGGTTCAGGATCTGGAAGACGTGCATCTGGCCGTCCCAGACCTGGAGTTCGCAGTCGGCGCCCGCGGCGGTCAGGGCGCCGGCGAGGGCCTCGGCCTCGGGGCGCAGCACCTCGGCGCCGCCGACCTGGATCAGGACGGGCGGCGTGTCCGTCCACGCGCAGGCGAGCAGGGCGACGCGGGGGTCGTCGAAGCCGTCCGGGCCGACGACGAGGCGCGCGACGCGGCGGGCGGACCGGGCGCTGATGTAGGGGTCGCGGGCCTCGGCCGCCGCGGAGAGCTCGCACGTGAGGTCGACCCACGGGGAGAACAGGACGACTCCCGCCGGGGACGGCAGGCCGGTGCGGCAGATCTCGCCCGCGAGGGCCGCCGCGAGGTGCCCGCCGGCGGAGTCGCCCGCCAGGACGATGCCGGCGGACGGGACGCCGCGCGCGAGCAGCCACCGGTAGGCGGCGACCGCGTCCTCGAGGGGCGCGGGGAACGGGTGCTCGGGCGCGAGGCGGTACCGGGGGACGAGCACGGGCAGCCCGGTGTCGAGGGTGAGGCGCGAGGTGATCGGGCGGTGCGTCCGGGGCGAGCAGAGCACGTAGCCGCCGCCGTGCAGG
Proteins encoded in this region:
- a CDS encoding LCP family protein gives rise to the protein MTPQDVPGTPASPQPDGPPPQHGTAPQHGTGPRNGTGPAVESDAADNDAFWGAGDGGERRRKKRWPRVLIAIGVFVALVVAGLGGLVWQRQSAWNGNVDRLPGVMPEAENRPGPNVAGTENWLLVGSDRRSETQTTGQGSDGWKPGEQRTDTIMLMHLPADRSKAYMISFPRDSWVDVPGYGKQKINAAFSYGGPKLLIQTIEGLTGVRIDHYGAIDFAGFESMVDALGGVTVNIKKSVYDPARKVNWQAGKQELDGEEALLFVRQRYNLPNGDFDRMKRQQALLRALAKKAADNGTLTNPLKLDRFVSALTKSISVDDGMSGGDLRSFAVGLRHLRVSDVTFLTAPHKGTGMVQKQSVVFLDPPKAKALFDAVKSAGMPAYVQRYGGGSDLGTVS
- the proC gene encoding pyrroline-5-carboxylate reductase, which produces MIAILGAGKMGEALLSGVLRAGRRPSELVATARREERATLLRERYGIETVSNPQAAAKSDTLVLAVKPQDMGALLAEVGPHVPPGRLVISMAAGITTGFIEDRLPEGTPVVRVMSNTPVHVDEAMSVVSAGLHASEAHLQKAEELLTPVGKVLRIPESLQDGATALSGSGPAYFYYLVEAMVDAGILLGMPRAAALEMVIQSAVGAAVMLRDSGEHPVLLREGVTSPGGTTISAIRELERHGVRAAVLEAIEAARNRGRELAGG
- a CDS encoding ABC transporter permease, yielding MNPAITLATTRRILAQLRNDRRTLALLVLVPSVLMILLRYVFDRPELFDRLGPMLLGVFPFVIMFVVTSVATLRERTSGTLERLMTMPVGKLDLLLGYALAFGLVALVQVGVVLAISLTWLGLDLTGSLGSLVLVAVLDALLGMALGLFASAFARTEFQAVQFMPAFVLPQTLLCGLIMPREQMASWLEAISTVLPLTYAVEGMQEITGEGGFTGTLAADVAVIAGFTLVALLLGAVTLRRRTA
- a CDS encoding alpha/beta hydrolase translates to MDQSVRSRVISNALRLGVHPLMDRIPGHAGSIRTARSTVDAASLLMRHTQRVRIHALQDPGVESGEPPVTGEWVVSRDAETAPGDGTAPGAILYLHGGGYVLCSPRTHRPITSRLTLDTGLPVLVPRYRLAPEHPFPAPLEDAVAAYRWLLARGVPSAGIVLAGDSAGGHLAAALAGEICRTGLPSPAGVVLFSPWVDLTCELSAAAEARDPYISARSARRVARLVVGPDGFDDPRVALLACAWTDTPPVLIQVGGAEVLRPEAEALAGALTAAGADCELQVWDGQMHVFQILNRVLPEAGAAMRDAARFIGAVTEPARAGAAA
- a CDS encoding proline dehydrogenase family protein; this encodes MIRRALLAASHSGGARRVVQTAPFARDVARRFIAGETAADAARVTADLTGEGLLVTLDVLGEDVHDKGRADTNVAKYCELLDRLGTEGLGARAEVSLKLTAVGQALDEELALENARRICAAAASAGTTVTLDMEEHELVDPTLRAVHELRRDHPTVGAVVQAYLRRAEEYCADLAYEGSRVRLCKGAYAAPEAIAFTEKEEIDKSFVRCMKVLMAGKGYPMLATHDPRLIDVAEALTLLHGRDADTFEYQMLYGVRPQEQRRLASRGAQVRVYVAYGRDWYEYFMRRLAERPANLRLVARSLVSARL
- a CDS encoding potassium channel family protein is translated as METPPRSQARLDEWRARTVVPMVVAGAAFLAAYAWPIIDPGLPGFGREACDAVMAAVWVLFGADYLVRLWLAPRRWAFVRSNWFDLMVLLAPMLRSLRLVQVIMVLGMVNRHASRSLRATVSRYAIVAALLIVFCAALAVLDAERGSPEAVITTFPDALWWAATTVTTVGYGDLYPVTLGGRVVAGVLFTAGIALLGVVTASLASWFVEMFNEGQESAAATQKQVADLAEEVRALRAELAAERAGGPSSTAGEPGAGA